One genomic window of Chelonoidis abingdonii isolate Lonesome George chromosome 5, CheloAbing_2.0, whole genome shotgun sequence includes the following:
- the UCHL1 gene encoding ubiquitin carboxyl-terminal hydrolase isozyme L1, with product MQWQPMEINPEMLNKVLSRLGVAPGWRFVDVLGFEEDLLSSVPTPACALLLLFPLTAQHENFRKKQIEELKGQEVSSKVYFLKQMVGNSCGTIGLIHAVANNQDKFAFDDGSALKKFLKETADLSPAERAKHLENNKAIQEVHNTVAQEGQCQVEEDKVNFHFILFVNVDGHLYELDGRMPFPVNHGESSDDLLLKGSAKICRQFTERERGEVRFSAVALCKSA from the exons ATGCAGTGGCAGCCTATGGAGATCAACCCCGAG ATGCTGAACAAA GTGCTGTCCCGGCTGGGAGTGGCCCCTGGCTGGCGCTTTGTGGATGTGCTGGGGTTTGAGGAAGACTTGCTGAGCTCAGTGCCCACCCCGGCCTGTGCCCTGCTCTTGCTCTttcctctcactgcccag CATGAAAACTTcaggaaaaaacagattgaagAATTGAAGGGACAAGAAGTTAGTTCCAAAGTGTATTTTTTGAAACAGATGGTTGGCAATTCCTGCGGGACAATTGGCCTGATACATGCAGTTGCTAATAACCAAGATAAATTTGCATTTG ATGATGGATCAGCCCTGAAGAAGTTTCTCAAGGAAACagctgatctctctcctgcagagAGGGCAAAACATCTTGAAAATAACAAG GCTATTCAGGAAGTCCATAATACTGTTGCACAAGAGGGCCAATGTCAA GTAGAAGAGGATAAAGTGAActtccattttattctgtttgtcaATGTGGATGGACACCTGTATGAATTGG ATGGACGCATGCCATTCCCTGTCAATCATGGAGAAAGTTCAGATGACTTGCTGTTGAAG GGTTCTGCCAAGATCTGCAGACAGTTCACAGAACGTGAGAGGGGAGAAGTTCGCTTTTCTGCTGTGGCTCTCTGCAAGTCTGCCTGA